A section of the Cololabis saira isolate AMF1-May2022 chromosome 16, fColSai1.1, whole genome shotgun sequence genome encodes:
- the calm1a gene encoding calmodulin-1a isoform X1 yields the protein MSSNIVFYPPISPILTHNLCRCYHCSLIMLPKKVALYPAEDELVSLSTVYDLLDEQQDYYKELIQQQERNYRAFLQMLMDTSSSRMDNLVREMQDLRNNLQRTKAELAEVKKQGVQNNKRAECLAEGLVLVREALDGLSMKPGMSGGAGRGVDLKQRGGGGALRLDGGGGGRGARKPEAKAAKLVADLTDFNFGDIKADQLTEEQIAEFKEAFSLFDKDGDGTITTKELGTVMRSLGQNPTEAELQDMINEVDADGNGTIDFPEFLTMMARKMKDTDSEEEIREAFRVFDKDGNGYISAAELRHVMTNLGEKLTDEEVDEMIREADIDGDGQVNYEEFVQMMTAK from the exons ATGTCGAGCAACATTGTTTTTTATCCCCCCATTTCTCCCATCTTAACACATAATTTATGTCGCTGTTATCACTGCTCCCTCATTATGCTACCTAAGAAGGTTGCGTTGTATCCAGCAGAGGACGAGTTGGTGAGCTTGTCCACCGTTTATGACCTCTTGGATGAACAACAAGATTACTACAAAGAGCTCATCCAGCAGCAGGAGAGGAACTATAGAGCTTTCCTGCAGATGCTGATGGACACGTCGTCCAGCCGCATGGACAACCTCGTCAGAGAGATGCAGGACTTGAGGAACAACCTACAGAGGACCAAGGCGGAGTTGGCAGAGGTTAAAAAGCAGGGCGTCCAGAACAACAAGAGGGCAGAATGCCTCGCTGAAGGCTTAGTTCTGGTCCGCGAGGCGCTGGACGGACTCAGCATGAAACCAGGAATGTCTGGTGGAGCGGGAAGAGGGGTGGATCTAAAGCAGCGCGGAGGAGGTGGTGCGTTGAGGCtggatggaggaggtggaggcagAGGGGCAAGAAAACCAGAAGCAAAAGCAGCGAAACTGGTCGCAGACCTCACAGATTTCAACTTTGGAGATATTAAG GCTGACCAACTAACAGAAGAGCAGATTGCTG AATTCAAGGAGGCCTTCTCCCTGTTTGATAAAGACGGAGACGGTACCATCACCACCAAAGAACTGGGCACAGTCATGAGGTCACTAGGTCAAAACCCAACTGAGGCTGAACTCCAGGACATGATAAACGAGGTGGACGCTGATG GCAACGGTACCATTGACTTCCCCGAGTTCCTTACAATGATGGCAAGGAAGATGAAGGACACGGACAGTGAGGAGGAGATCAGGGAGGCGTTCAGAGTCTTCGATAAG GACGGTAATGGATACATTAGCGCTGCGGAGCTGCGTCATGTGATGACTAACCTCGGAGAGAAGCTGACGGATGAGGAAGTAGACGAGATGATCAGAGAAGCAGACATTGATGGAGATGGACAGGTCAACTATGAAG AGTTTGTTCAGATGATGACTGCAAAATGA
- the calm1a gene encoding calmodulin-1a isoform X2, producing the protein MADQLTEEQIAEFKEAFSLFDKDGDGTITTKELGTVMRSLGQNPTEAELQDMINEVDADGNGTIDFPEFLTMMARKMKDTDSEEEIREAFRVFDKDGNGYISAAELRHVMTNLGEKLTDEEVDEMIREADIDGDGQVNYEEFVQMMTAK; encoded by the exons ATG GCTGACCAACTAACAGAAGAGCAGATTGCTG AATTCAAGGAGGCCTTCTCCCTGTTTGATAAAGACGGAGACGGTACCATCACCACCAAAGAACTGGGCACAGTCATGAGGTCACTAGGTCAAAACCCAACTGAGGCTGAACTCCAGGACATGATAAACGAGGTGGACGCTGATG GCAACGGTACCATTGACTTCCCCGAGTTCCTTACAATGATGGCAAGGAAGATGAAGGACACGGACAGTGAGGAGGAGATCAGGGAGGCGTTCAGAGTCTTCGATAAG GACGGTAATGGATACATTAGCGCTGCGGAGCTGCGTCATGTGATGACTAACCTCGGAGAGAAGCTGACGGATGAGGAAGTAGACGAGATGATCAGAGAAGCAGACATTGATGGAGATGGACAGGTCAACTATGAAG AGTTTGTTCAGATGATGACTGCAAAATGA